Proteins co-encoded in one Amaranthus tricolor cultivar Red isolate AtriRed21 chromosome 7, ASM2621246v1, whole genome shotgun sequence genomic window:
- the LOC130818538 gene encoding uncharacterized protein LOC130818538, whose translation MVMAKLGFGIKWRSWIMNCVSSASLSILLNGSPLKPFRMEKGLRQGDRFSPYLFILVSEALVYFLKKAEEVNLIEAANHALYLGVRMTSSGARETATIMGCSHSSCPFTYLGFPLGDHMNRRSAWKPVIEKIQNRLASWKATILSRADRLTLIKSVLHCLPVYYMSIFKMPKSIAKEIVSLQRKFFWNGASSDSLVRPRVKWSDIALPKEMGGLGVGNIMHKNLTLLFKWWWRFSRLIPPCGKEL comes from the exons ATGGTTATGGCAAAACTGGGTTTTGGTATAAAATGGAGATCATGGATTATGAATTGTGTATCGTCTGCATCGTTGTCTAtacttctcaatggatccccaCTGAAACCATTTAGAATGGAGAAGGGCCTCAGACAAGGCGACCGCTTTTCCCCTTACCTATTCATCCTTGTTAGTGAAGCACTGGTGTACTTTCTGAAAAAGGCGGAGGAAGTGAATCTGATAGAGGCGG CAAATCATGCTCTATATCTTGGAGTGCGGATGACCTCGAGTGGGGCGAGAGAAACGGCTACAATCATGGGATGCTCTCACTCTTCATGTCCTTTTACCTATTTGGGCTTTCCTCTAGGTGATCATATGAACAGACGGTCGGCTTGGAAACCAGTGATAGAAAAGATCCAAAACAGGTTAGCCTCATGGAAAGCCACGATTCTTTCGCGAGCCGATAGGTTGACCCTCATAAAAAGTGTCCTCCACTGCCTTCCTGTCTATTACATGAGCATCTTTAAAATGCCGAAGTCCATTGCAAAGGAAATTGTCAGCCTACAGAGAAAATTCTTCTGGAATGGGGCGAGCAGTGATAGTTTGGTTCGTCCTAGGGTCAAATGGTCCGACATTGCACTACCGAAAGAGATGGGTGGTCTAGGGGTTGGAAACATTATGCACAAGAATCTTACCCTGCTGTTTAAATGGTGGTGGCGGTTCTCGAGGCTGATACCTCCCTGTGGAAAAGAATTGTGA